A single Klebsiella variicola DNA region contains:
- a CDS encoding TerC family protein has product MLFAWITDPNAWLALGTLTLLEIVLGIDNIIFLSLVVAKLPTAQRAHARRIGLMGAMVMRLALLASIAWVVKLTNPLFTVLGQEISFRDLILLLGGLFLIWKASKEIHESIEGEEEGLKTNVHSFLGAIVQIMLLDIIFSLDSVITAVGLSDHLFIMMAAVVIAVGVMMFAARPIGDFVDRHPSVKMLALSFLILVGFTLMLESFDVHVPKGYIYFAMFFSIAVESLNLLRNKKNPL; this is encoded by the coding sequence ATGTTATTTGCATGGATAACCGATCCTAACGCCTGGCTGGCGCTGGGCACGTTGACGCTGCTGGAGATCGTGCTCGGGATCGATAATATTATTTTTCTCTCTCTGGTCGTGGCCAAGCTCCCCACCGCCCAGCGCGCCCACGCGCGACGGATCGGTTTGATGGGCGCGATGGTCATGCGCCTGGCGCTGCTGGCCTCTATCGCCTGGGTAGTGAAACTGACCAACCCGCTCTTCACCGTCCTCGGTCAGGAGATTTCGTTTCGCGACCTGATCTTGCTGCTCGGTGGGCTATTCCTTATCTGGAAAGCCAGTAAAGAGATCCATGAATCTATCGAAGGTGAAGAAGAGGGGCTGAAGACCAACGTCCACTCCTTTCTCGGCGCTATCGTGCAGATCATGCTGCTGGATATCATCTTTAGCCTCGATTCAGTGATCACCGCCGTCGGCCTGTCGGATCATCTGTTCATCATGATGGCGGCGGTGGTGATTGCGGTGGGGGTGATGATGTTCGCCGCGCGACCTATCGGCGATTTTGTTGACCGCCATCCTTCGGTGAAAATGCTGGCGCTGTCGTTTCTGATCCTCGTCGGCTTTACCCTGATGCTGGAAAGTTTCGACGTTCATGTGCCGAAGGGATACATCTATTTCGCCATGTTCTTCTCTATTGCGGTGGAGAGCCTTAACCTGCTGCGTAATAAGAAAAACCCGCTGTAA
- the mutH gene encoding DNA mismatch repair endonuclease MutH, with the protein MPTIAPLSSPPQSQEQLLAQARQLAGYSLGELAALAGIPIPRDLKRDKGWTGILLELWLGASAGSKPEQDFAALGVELKTIPIDSRGRPLETTFVCVAPLTGNSGVTWESSHVRHKLQRVLWIPVEGERTIPLAARRVGAPLLWSPDEDEERQLRMDWEELMDLIVLGEVERITARHGEVLQLRPKAANSKALTEAIGAHGETILTLPRGFYLKKNFTAALLARHFLLQHD; encoded by the coding sequence ATGCCCACTATCGCCCCTCTCTCCTCGCCGCCGCAAAGTCAGGAACAGTTGCTGGCCCAGGCCCGTCAGCTGGCTGGCTATTCGCTGGGCGAGCTGGCGGCGCTGGCCGGGATCCCCATTCCGCGCGATCTGAAACGCGATAAAGGCTGGACGGGCATTCTGCTGGAGCTGTGGCTGGGCGCCAGCGCAGGCAGTAAACCCGAGCAGGATTTCGCCGCGCTGGGGGTCGAGCTCAAAACGATCCCCATCGACAGCCGGGGGCGTCCGCTGGAGACCACCTTCGTCTGTGTCGCCCCGTTAACCGGCAATAGCGGCGTCACCTGGGAGAGCAGCCATGTGCGGCATAAGCTGCAGCGCGTCCTGTGGATCCCGGTGGAGGGTGAGCGCACCATTCCGCTGGCGGCACGGCGCGTCGGCGCACCACTGCTCTGGAGTCCGGACGAAGACGAGGAGCGCCAGCTGCGCATGGACTGGGAGGAGCTGATGGATCTCATTGTTCTGGGCGAAGTTGAGCGCATTACCGCCCGCCATGGCGAGGTGCTGCAGTTAAGACCGAAAGCCGCCAACAGCAAGGCGCTGACCGAGGCCATCGGCGCGCACGGGGAGACGATCCTGACGCTGCCGCGCGGCTTTTACCTGAAAAAGAATTTTACCGCCGCCCTGCTCGCCCGCCATTTCTTGTTACAACACGATTAA
- the rppH gene encoding RNA pyrophosphohydrolase yields the protein MIDDDGYRPNVGIVICNRQGQVMWARRYGQHSWQFPQGGINPGESAEQAMYRELFEEVGLSRKDVRILASTRNWLRYKLPKRLVRWDTKPVCIGQKQKWFLLQLIGNDADINMQTSSTPEFDGWRWVSYWYPVRQVVSFKRDVYRRVMKEFASVTMSLAESAPKPQSAPAYRRKRG from the coding sequence GTGATTGATGACGATGGCTACCGCCCAAATGTCGGTATTGTAATCTGTAATCGTCAGGGCCAGGTCATGTGGGCCCGGCGCTATGGTCAGCACTCGTGGCAGTTCCCGCAAGGGGGCATAAATCCAGGAGAATCCGCAGAGCAGGCGATGTATCGGGAATTGTTTGAAGAGGTCGGGTTAAGCCGTAAAGATGTGCGGATCCTTGCCTCAACCCGTAACTGGCTGCGTTACAAGTTGCCTAAACGTTTGGTGCGTTGGGACACAAAGCCGGTTTGTATCGGCCAGAAACAAAAGTGGTTTCTTTTGCAGTTGATCGGCAACGATGCGGACATCAATATGCAAACCAGCAGTACACCAGAATTTGATGGTTGGCGCTGGGTGAGTTACTGGTACCCGGTCCGCCAGGTGGTGTCGTTCAAGCGCGACGTCTACCGCCGGGTGATGAAAGAGTTCGCCAGCGTGACCATGTCGCTGGCGGAGAGTGCACCTAAGCCGCAAAGCGCGCCTGCTTATCGACGTAAAAGAGGTTAA